One window of the Capnocytophaga haemolytica genome contains the following:
- a CDS encoding SusD/RagB family nutrient-binding outer membrane lipoprotein, translating to MRKYIIPVLALLSIVGCTKDFDRFNRNPYGVGDKELERIPTGGNELIELQKLVVPQQENSYQMCFDLAATPYAGYASQPKFQADYPVYNPKTGWTSYLYDDTNPKVSKAYFALKGYAKGDKTKPFFALGSILRIAITHWLTDSYGPLPYTQVESGKSYVPYDSQSDLYLAMGKDLQEAITALKAIDAADRQYADFDLVYKGDMTKWVKYANSLLLRMAVRMSDVDPTNARAFAEFALTNGVITDNADNAMLTTDDNAAFKVAVSWSDSRAGADIVEYMNAFSDPRREKYFTEVEGYPQKYFGMFCGLASFKPVATNYSAPLLKKDSPMVWITASEVAFLKAELALKGWTFVGDTAENLYKKGIELSFAQHGAAIGSYLSNTNTRGNFTDAKEARYNTQFSSPITVAWDNSASTEVKLSKIITQKWIAIYPYNAHEAWAEWRRTGYPNLMPVKENNSGGIISNISQVNGKDRGGMRRLPFTVKENANNSANVATARTYLGGADNGATDLWWVKK from the coding sequence ATGAGAAAATATATCATACCCGTACTTGCTTTACTTTCTATAGTAGGCTGTACAAAAGATTTTGACAGGTTTAACCGAAACCCTTATGGGGTAGGCGATAAAGAACTTGAGCGCATACCTACAGGAGGTAATGAACTTATTGAGTTACAAAAATTGGTAGTGCCTCAACAAGAAAACTCTTACCAGATGTGTTTTGACCTTGCTGCAACACCTTATGCAGGATATGCTTCACAACCTAAATTCCAAGCTGACTACCCTGTTTATAACCCTAAAACAGGCTGGACGAGCTACCTTTATGACGATACTAACCCTAAGGTATCAAAGGCGTACTTTGCCCTAAAAGGATATGCCAAAGGCGACAAAACGAAGCCTTTCTTTGCCTTGGGCTCTATCCTAAGGATTGCTATTACCCACTGGCTTACTGATAGCTATGGCCCCCTGCCTTACACACAAGTAGAGTCAGGGAAGAGCTATGTGCCTTATGATAGCCAATCGGACTTATACCTCGCTATGGGTAAAGACCTACAGGAGGCTATCACTGCACTTAAGGCCATTGATGCTGCCGACCGCCAGTATGCTGATTTTGACTTAGTATACAAAGGTGATATGACCAAGTGGGTAAAATACGCTAACTCACTACTATTGCGTATGGCAGTGCGTATGAGTGATGTAGATCCTACCAATGCAAGAGCTTTTGCCGAGTTTGCCCTAACCAATGGCGTGATTACAGATAATGCCGATAATGCTATGCTCACCACCGATGATAATGCTGCTTTTAAGGTAGCTGTATCTTGGAGCGACTCACGAGCAGGTGCTGACATTGTTGAGTATATGAATGCTTTTTCTGACCCTCGTCGTGAAAAGTACTTCACTGAAGTAGAGGGCTATCCTCAGAAGTACTTCGGTATGTTCTGTGGCTTAGCATCGTTTAAGCCTGTAGCGACAAACTATTCGGCTCCTTTGCTTAAAAAGGATTCACCAATGGTATGGATTACAGCTTCTGAAGTAGCTTTCTTAAAAGCTGAATTAGCACTCAAGGGCTGGACTTTTGTAGGTGATACTGCGGAGAATCTCTACAAGAAAGGTATTGAGCTATCGTTTGCACAACACGGTGCTGCTATAGGTTCTTATTTGAGCAATACCAATACACGTGGCAACTTCACCGATGCTAAAGAAGCAAGATACAACACCCAATTCTCTTCACCTATTACCGTCGCTTGGGATAATAGTGCCAGCACTGAGGTAAAGCTCTCGAAGATTATCACTCAAAAGTGGATTGCGATATATCCATACAATGCTCACGAGGCTTGGGCTGAATGGCGCCGTACAGGCTACCCTAACCTAATGCCTGTAAAAGAAAACAATAGTGGCGGCATTATTAGCAATATTTCGCAAGTAAATGGGAAAGACCGAGGAGGTATGCGCCGCTTGCCTTTTACCGTGAAAGAGAATGCTAATAACTCAGCCAATGTGGCTACAGCTCGTACCTACCTTGGAGGAGCTGATAATGGAGCGACTGACCTTTGGTGGGTGAAAAAATAA
- a CDS encoding SusC/RagA family TonB-linked outer membrane protein, whose translation MRILLFLFAMISSVLFAQEKTVKGVVTDQKGMPLPGVSVVLKNSNPPKGVATDFDGNYEINVKNGSVLIFSSVGFTTQEKTAQGSGSSIKLNVTLKEEAQQLGEVVVTALGIKREEKALPYAAQQVKTEELTKVKDANFINALNGKVAGVTINRSSSGIGGASRVVMRGSKSIEKSNNALYVVDGVPMLSLTSKQGEGRFQSAGSTESIADINPDDIESMTVLTGASAAALYGSAAANGAILITTKKGKEGKMNIQFSSTSEVASPLMLPDFQNKYGNDGAVTSWGAALPEGAARYNVKDFFRPSTTFTNSVSLSGGTEKNQTYFSAASTNAQGIIPNNTYNRYNFTVRNTTHLLNDKLRIDASAGYILQNNLNMINQGEYMNPLVSAYLMPRGYGLDRAKAFEQYNPTTHIYEQVWGDLKAGSDGTFGGTFAGDYTLQNPYWEAYRNLREAKRNRYLLSLGVSLDLKQWSPTEKWDISGRIRTDNTHFTNTNKLYASTLAAGTDVSKTGFFGIARGYEKQTYMDVLTNLTKNFGKFSLMVNVGASLQDTRRDELDNRGPLRGNGIPNVFNIQNIDQAAAKTKLSQSGYTDQTQSIFGSVELGYNRWVYLTLTGRNDWASQLANSPQSSFFYPSVGLSSVLTDLLSDEAKTKLYPKLSFAKVRLAFSSVGSPFDRELTTPSYTFDQDSKTWKSVSYFPIGSLYPERTDSYEVGIATKWLKGKLTFDATFYQTNTYNQTIKAEISPSTGYDGIYLQTGDVRNRGIEVGLGYDLKIKEKFNWNSYFTMSYNENKIMSLVEDYVNPVTGKSEGRSYLEKGGLGGAKYILRTGGTLGDVYATNDFRRDADGNILTDANGNVNVENYKDFDQYKKLGSVLPKYNLGWRNDFSFGNVGFGVMFAGRVGGIAVSMTEAALDHYGVSKNSADARDAGGVDLNGFKANAKSYFEERGKNRIAQYYTYSATNFRLQEAYISYKLPRKLINNTMDLTLSIVGRNLAMLYCKAPFDPEAISSTSNYSQGLDYFMMPSLRSYGLSLKANF comes from the coding sequence ATGAGAATTCTGTTATTCTTGTTTGCGATGATAAGCTCGGTGCTCTTTGCACAAGAAAAGACAGTAAAAGGTGTCGTTACAGACCAAAAGGGAATGCCTTTACCAGGTGTTTCTGTAGTTCTAAAAAACTCAAACCCTCCAAAAGGGGTGGCTACTGATTTCGACGGTAATTATGAAATTAACGTGAAAAACGGCAGTGTGCTGATTTTTAGTTCAGTGGGATTTACCACACAAGAGAAGACCGCACAAGGCTCAGGTAGCTCTATAAAGCTGAATGTTACCTTAAAAGAAGAGGCGCAGCAACTCGGTGAAGTAGTTGTTACGGCTTTAGGTATCAAACGTGAAGAAAAAGCCTTGCCTTATGCGGCTCAGCAGGTAAAAACTGAGGAGCTCACCAAGGTAAAGGATGCTAACTTTATCAATGCTCTCAATGGTAAGGTGGCAGGGGTAACTATCAACCGCAGCTCCTCAGGGATTGGTGGGGCTTCACGCGTAGTGATGCGTGGGTCAAAGTCCATTGAGAAAAGCAACAATGCCCTTTATGTAGTAGATGGGGTGCCAATGCTCTCCTTGACCTCTAAGCAAGGCGAAGGGCGCTTTCAATCGGCAGGTTCTACTGAAAGTATTGCCGACATCAACCCTGATGATATTGAGAGTATGACGGTTCTTACAGGGGCTTCAGCAGCAGCCCTCTACGGATCGGCAGCAGCTAATGGCGCGATACTCATTACCACTAAAAAAGGGAAAGAAGGGAAGATGAACATTCAGTTCTCGTCCACCTCCGAAGTAGCCAGTCCGCTGATGTTGCCTGACTTCCAGAACAAGTATGGCAACGATGGGGCTGTTACCTCTTGGGGGGCAGCACTTCCTGAAGGGGCGGCGCGTTATAATGTAAAGGACTTTTTCCGTCCATCAACTACATTTACCAACTCTGTCTCACTCTCAGGCGGTACAGAAAAGAACCAGACCTATTTCTCAGCAGCCTCAACAAATGCTCAGGGTATCATCCCTAACAACACTTACAATCGCTACAATTTTACAGTGCGCAACACTACGCACCTGCTCAATGATAAGCTGCGTATTGATGCCTCTGCGGGGTATATCCTCCAGAACAATCTCAATATGATTAACCAAGGGGAGTATATGAACCCATTAGTAAGTGCCTACCTAATGCCTCGTGGCTATGGCTTGGATAGGGCAAAGGCTTTTGAGCAATACAACCCTACCACGCACATCTATGAACAAGTATGGGGCGACCTTAAGGCAGGCTCAGACGGCACTTTCGGGGGTACTTTCGCAGGCGACTATACGCTGCAAAACCCTTATTGGGAAGCCTATCGCAATTTGCGTGAGGCAAAGCGTAACCGCTACTTGCTTTCTTTAGGGGTATCGCTCGACCTGAAACAGTGGAGCCCTACTGAAAAATGGGATATCTCAGGACGTATTCGCACCGATAACACCCACTTTACCAACACTAATAAACTATATGCTTCAACACTTGCAGCAGGCACTGACGTAAGCAAAACAGGGTTCTTTGGCATTGCGCGTGGGTATGAAAAGCAAACGTATATGGATGTGCTTACCAATCTTACCAAGAACTTTGGCAAGTTCTCTTTGATGGTCAATGTAGGGGCTTCTTTGCAGGATACACGTCGTGATGAGTTGGACAACCGCGGTCCTTTACGAGGAAATGGGATCCCTAATGTGTTCAACATCCAGAATATCGACCAAGCGGCTGCTAAAACCAAACTGTCGCAGTCAGGCTATACAGACCAAACGCAGTCTATCTTTGGTAGTGTTGAGTTGGGGTACAATCGTTGGGTATATCTCACTTTAACAGGTCGTAACGACTGGGCATCACAATTGGCTAACTCACCACAGTCATCATTCTTCTACCCTTCAGTAGGGCTTTCATCAGTTCTTACTGATTTGCTTTCCGATGAGGCTAAGACGAAGCTCTATCCTAAGTTGTCATTTGCGAAGGTGCGTTTGGCATTCAGTTCTGTAGGTTCTCCTTTTGATCGTGAACTTACAACACCTTCTTATACCTTTGATCAAGATTCAAAAACGTGGAAGTCTGTTTCCTATTTCCCTATAGGCTCCTTGTATCCTGAACGAACTGACTCGTATGAGGTGGGGATCGCTACTAAGTGGCTCAAAGGTAAACTAACCTTTGATGCTACATTCTATCAGACAAATACTTACAATCAGACTATCAAGGCTGAAATATCACCTTCAACAGGCTATGATGGCATCTACCTTCAAACAGGTGATGTCCGCAACCGTGGGATTGAAGTAGGCTTGGGCTACGATTTGAAGATTAAGGAGAAGTTCAATTGGAACTCATATTTTACAATGAGTTACAACGAGAACAAGATTATGTCGCTTGTGGAAGACTATGTGAACCCAGTAACAGGCAAGAGCGAAGGGCGTTCGTACCTTGAAAAAGGAGGTCTTGGAGGTGCTAAATACATCCTTAGAACAGGAGGCACATTAGGCGATGTCTATGCTACGAACGACTTCCGCCGCGATGCAGATGGTAACATCCTCACAGATGCCAACGGGAATGTAAATGTTGAAAACTACAAAGACTTTGACCAGTACAAGAAGTTAGGCAGTGTATTGCCTAAATACAATTTGGGTTGGCGTAACGACTTTAGCTTTGGTAATGTCGGCTTTGGGGTAATGTTTGCAGGGCGTGTAGGAGGTATCGCTGTTTCAATGACTGAAGCTGCCTTAGACCACTATGGTGTATCAAAGAACTCAGCTGACGCTCGTGATGCAGGCGGGGTAGACCTCAACGGATTTAAAGCCAATGCGAAGAGCTACTTTGAAGAGCGTGGTAAAAATCGTATCGCTCAGTACTACACCTATTCAGCCACCAACTTCCGTTTGCAAGAGGCTTATATATCATATAAATTGCCACGTAAGTTGATTAACAACACTATGGATTTGACCCTCTCCATTGTAGGGCGTAACTTGGCAATGCTTTACTGCAAGGCACCATTTGACCCTGAGGCTATTTCCTCAACAAGCAACTATTCGCAAGGGCTTGATTACTTTATGATGCCAAGCCTGAGAAGCTACGGACTCAGCCTTAAAGCTAACTTTTAA